A window of the Pongo abelii isolate AG06213 chromosome 10, NHGRI_mPonAbe1-v2.0_pri, whole genome shotgun sequence genome harbors these coding sequences:
- the DYRK2 gene encoding dual specificity tyrosine-phosphorylation-regulated kinase 2 isoform X2 translates to MNDHLHVGSHAHGQIQVQQLFEDNSNKRTVLTTQPNGLTTVGKTGLPVVPERQLDSIHRRQGSSTSLKSMEGMGKLKATPMTPEQAMKQYMQKLTAFEHHEIFSYPEIYFLGLNAKKRQGMTGGPNNGGYDDDQGSYVQVPHDHVAYRYEVLKVIGKGSFGQVVKAYDHKVHQHVALKMVRNEKRFHRQAAEEIRILEHLRKQDKDNTMNVIHMLENFTFRNHICMTFELLSMNLYELIKKNKFQGFSLPLVRKFAHSILQCLDALHKNRIIHCDLKPENILLKQQGRSGIKVIDFGSSCYEHQRVYTYIQSRFYRAPEVILGARYGMPIDMWSLGCILAELLTGYPLLPGEDEGDQLACMIELLGMPSQKLLDASKRAKNFVSSKGYPRYCTVTTLSDGSVVLNGGRSRRGKLRGPPESREWGNALKGCDDPLFLDFLKQCLEWDPAVRMTPGQALRHPWLRRRLPKPPTGEKTSVKRITESTGAITSISKLPPPSSSASKLRTNLAQMTDANGNIQQRTVLPKLVS, encoded by the coding sequence ATGAATGATCACCTGCATGTCGGCAGCCACGCTCACGGACAGATCCAGGTTCAACAGCTGTTTGAGGATAACAGTAACAAGCGGACAGTGCTCACGACACAACCAAATGGGCTTACAACAGTGGGCAAAACGGGCTTGCCAGTGGTGCCAGAGCGGCAGCTGGACAGCATTCATAGACGGCAGGGGAGCTCCACCTCTCTAAAGTCCATGGAAGGCATGGGGAAGTTGAAAGCCACTCCCATGACACCTGAACAAGCAATGAAGCAATACATGCAAAAACTCACAGCCTTCGAACACCATGAGATTTTCAGCTAccctgaaatatatttcttggGTCTAAATGCTAAGAAGCGCCAGGGCATGACAGGTGGGCCCAACAATGGTGGCTATGATGATGACCAGGGATCATATGTGCAGGTGCCCCACGATCATGTGGCTTACAGGTATGAGGTCCTCAAGGTCATTGGGAAGGGGAGCTTTGGGCAGGTGGTCAAGGCCTACGATCACAAAGTCCACCAGCACGTTGCCCTAAAGATGGTGCGGAATGAGAAACGCTTCCACCGGCAAGCAGCGGAGGAGATCCGAATCCTGGAACACCTGCGGAAGCAGGACAAGGATAACACAATGAATGTCATCCATATGCTGGAGAATTTCACCTTCCGCAACCACATCTGCATGACGTTTGAGCTGCTGAGCATGAACCTCTATGAGCTCATCAAGAAGAATAAATTCCAGGGCTTCAGCCTGCCTTTGGTTCGCAAATTTGCCCACTCGATTCTGCAGTGCTTGGATGCTTTGCACAAAAACAGAATAATTCACTGTGACCTTAAGCCCGAGAACATTTTGTTAAAGCAGCAGGGTAGAAGCGGTATTAAAGTAATTGATTTTGGCTCCAGTTGTTACGAGCATCAGCGTGTCTACACGTACATCCAGTCGCGTTTTTACCGGGCTCCAGAAGTGATCCTTGGGGCCAGGTATGGCATGCCCATTGATATGTGGAGCCTGGGCTGCATTTTAGCAGAGCTCCTGACGGGTTACCCCCTCTTGCCTGGGGAAGATGAAGGGGACCAGCTGGCCTGTATGATTGAACTGTTGGGCATGCCCTCGCAGAAACTGCTGGATGCATCCAAACGAGCCAAAAATTTTGTGAGCTCCAAGGGTTATCCCCGTTACTGCACTGTCACAACTCTCTCAGATGGCTCTGTGGTCCTCAACGGAGGCCGTTCCCGGAGGGGGAAACTGAGGGGCCCACCGGAGAGCAGAGAGTGGGGGAACGCGCTGAAGGGGTGTGACGATCCCCTTTTCCTTGACTTCTTAAAACAGTGTTTAGAGTGGGATCCTGCAGTGCGCATGACCCCAGGCCAGGCTTTGCGGCACCCCTGGCTGAGGAGGCGGTTGCCAAAGCCTCCCACTGGGGAGAAGACGTCAGTGAAAAGGATAACTGAGAGCACCGGTGCTATCACATCTATATCCAAGTTACCTCCACCTTCCAGCTCAGCTTCCAAACTGAGGACTAATTTGGCGCAGATGACAGATGCCAATGGGAATATTCAGCAGAGGACAGTGTTGCCAAAACTCGTTAGCTGA
- the DYRK2 gene encoding dual specificity tyrosine-phosphorylation-regulated kinase 2 isoform X1 — MLTRKPSAAAPAAYPTGRGGDSAVRQLQASPGLGAGATRSGVGTGPPSPIALPPLRASNAAAAAHTIGGSKHTMNDHLHVGSHAHGQIQVQQLFEDNSNKRTVLTTQPNGLTTVGKTGLPVVPERQLDSIHRRQGSSTSLKSMEGMGKLKATPMTPEQAMKQYMQKLTAFEHHEIFSYPEIYFLGLNAKKRQGMTGGPNNGGYDDDQGSYVQVPHDHVAYRYEVLKVIGKGSFGQVVKAYDHKVHQHVALKMVRNEKRFHRQAAEEIRILEHLRKQDKDNTMNVIHMLENFTFRNHICMTFELLSMNLYELIKKNKFQGFSLPLVRKFAHSILQCLDALHKNRIIHCDLKPENILLKQQGRSGIKVIDFGSSCYEHQRVYTYIQSRFYRAPEVILGARYGMPIDMWSLGCILAELLTGYPLLPGEDEGDQLACMIELLGMPSQKLLDASKRAKNFVSSKGYPRYCTVTTLSDGSVVLNGGRSRRGKLRGPPESREWGNALKGCDDPLFLDFLKQCLEWDPAVRMTPGQALRHPWLRRRLPKPPTGEKTSVKRITESTGAITSISKLPPPSSSASKLRTNLAQMTDANGNIQQRTVLPKLVS, encoded by the exons ATGTTAACCAGGAAACCTTCGGCCGCCGCTCCCGCCGCCTACCCGACCG GCCGAGGTGGGGACAGCGCCGTTCGTCAGCTTCAGGCTTCCCCGGGGCTCGGTGCGGGGGCCACCCGGAGCGGAGTAGGGACCGGCCCGCCCTCCCCCATCGCCCTGCCGCCTCTCCGGGCCAGCAACGCTGCCGCCGCAGCCCACACG ATTGGCGGCAGTAAGCACACAATGAATGATCACCTGCATGTCGGCAGCCACGCTCACGGACAGATCCAGGTTCAACAGCTGTTTGAGGATAACAGTAACAAGCGGACAGTGCTCACGACACAACCAAATGGGCTTACAACAGTGGGCAAAACGGGCTTGCCAGTGGTGCCAGAGCGGCAGCTGGACAGCATTCATAGACGGCAGGGGAGCTCCACCTCTCTAAAGTCCATGGAAGGCATGGGGAAGTTGAAAGCCACTCCCATGACACCTGAACAAGCAATGAAGCAATACATGCAAAAACTCACAGCCTTCGAACACCATGAGATTTTCAGCTAccctgaaatatatttcttggGTCTAAATGCTAAGAAGCGCCAGGGCATGACAGGTGGGCCCAACAATGGTGGCTATGATGATGACCAGGGATCATATGTGCAGGTGCCCCACGATCATGTGGCTTACAGGTATGAGGTCCTCAAGGTCATTGGGAAGGGGAGCTTTGGGCAGGTGGTCAAGGCCTACGATCACAAAGTCCACCAGCACGTTGCCCTAAAGATGGTGCGGAATGAGAAACGCTTCCACCGGCAAGCAGCGGAGGAGATCCGAATCCTGGAACACCTGCGGAAGCAGGACAAGGATAACACAATGAATGTCATCCATATGCTGGAGAATTTCACCTTCCGCAACCACATCTGCATGACGTTTGAGCTGCTGAGCATGAACCTCTATGAGCTCATCAAGAAGAATAAATTCCAGGGCTTCAGCCTGCCTTTGGTTCGCAAATTTGCCCACTCGATTCTGCAGTGCTTGGATGCTTTGCACAAAAACAGAATAATTCACTGTGACCTTAAGCCCGAGAACATTTTGTTAAAGCAGCAGGGTAGAAGCGGTATTAAAGTAATTGATTTTGGCTCCAGTTGTTACGAGCATCAGCGTGTCTACACGTACATCCAGTCGCGTTTTTACCGGGCTCCAGAAGTGATCCTTGGGGCCAGGTATGGCATGCCCATTGATATGTGGAGCCTGGGCTGCATTTTAGCAGAGCTCCTGACGGGTTACCCCCTCTTGCCTGGGGAAGATGAAGGGGACCAGCTGGCCTGTATGATTGAACTGTTGGGCATGCCCTCGCAGAAACTGCTGGATGCATCCAAACGAGCCAAAAATTTTGTGAGCTCCAAGGGTTATCCCCGTTACTGCACTGTCACAACTCTCTCAGATGGCTCTGTGGTCCTCAACGGAGGCCGTTCCCGGAGGGGGAAACTGAGGGGCCCACCGGAGAGCAGAGAGTGGGGGAACGCGCTGAAGGGGTGTGACGATCCCCTTTTCCTTGACTTCTTAAAACAGTGTTTAGAGTGGGATCCTGCAGTGCGCATGACCCCAGGCCAGGCTTTGCGGCACCCCTGGCTGAGGAGGCGGTTGCCAAAGCCTCCCACTGGGGAGAAGACGTCAGTGAAAAGGATAACTGAGAGCACCGGTGCTATCACATCTATATCCAAGTTACCTCCACCTTCCAGCTCAGCTTCCAAACTGAGGACTAATTTGGCGCAGATGACAGATGCCAATGGGAATATTCAGCAGAGGACAGTGTTGCCAAAACTCGTTAGCTGA